One Fusarium musae strain F31 chromosome 6, whole genome shotgun sequence DNA segment encodes these proteins:
- a CDS encoding hypothetical protein (EggNog:ENOG41), giving the protein MGSMITTSKASLHYQDYDSLPDPKRAWAGKPGSREEGLGRLVLLTPEVVAKAASYIKTGRRTSLNWELTKLDIANFNRAPAQHHIVSLLDGAAYDDVYIFNPQQSSQWDGLRHFSAPAPTPSDPNRRLFYGGMTSGEIQDRNNTRLGIQHWAKEGICGRGVLLDYVEYARRHSISYTTFSDHSIPLHVLLDVAKEQGVKFLRGDILFIRIGVVKEWDQQMTAADKLAYAQSSNPQHAGVEGTEEMLKWIWNQGFAAVASDAISFEVYPPQPSYRRGENASVKGLFMHEYLIAGWGMPVGELFDLEGLSRICQEEQRWEFFITSAPLNMPGGVSTPPNCIAIF; this is encoded by the coding sequence ATGGGCTCCATGATTACGACTAGCAAAGCCTCATTGCACTATCAAGACTATGATAGTCTGCCGGACCCAAAAAGAGCCTGGGCGGGCAAGCCAGGGTCTAGGGAAGAAGGTCTGGGTCGTCTCGTACTACTCACACCAGAAGTGGTAGCCAAAGCGGCATCATACATCAAGACAGGCCGCCGTACCTCTTTGAACTGGGAACTGACCAAGCTTGATATTGCCAACTTCAATCGAGCCCCAGCCCAGCATCACATTGTCTCGCTTTTAGATGGCGCCGCATATGATGATGTATATATCTTCAACCCTCAACAGTCGTCTCAATGGGATGGACTCCGCCATTTTTCTGCCCCTGCTCCAACTCCCTCAGACCCAAACCGTCGCCTCTTCTATGGAGGAATGACGTCGGGTGAGATACAAGACAGAAACAACACTCGCCTAGGCATCCAGCATTGGGCCAAAGAGGGCATTTGCGGTCGTGGTGTTCTCTTGGACTATGTTGAATACGCTCGACGCCATTCAATATCCTACACGACATTCTCAGATCATTCTATTCCGCTTCATGTGCTCCTTGATGTCGCAAAAGAACAAGGCGTCAAGTTCCTCCGTGGAGATATCTTATTCATCAGAATCGGAGTTGTTAAGGAGTGGGATCAGCAGATGACAGCAGCTGACAAGCTGGCTTATGCGCAAAGCTCAAACCCGCAACATGCCGGAGTCGAAGGCACTGAAGAGATGTTGAAATGGATATGGAATCAAGGCTTTGCAGCTGTGGCAAGTGATGCCATTTCCTTTGAAGTATACCCTCCGCAGCCGTCTTATAGGCGAGGAGAGAATGCATCAGTCAAAGGTTTATTTATGCATGAATATCTTATTGCAGGATGGGGTATGCCAGTTGGCGAGCTGTTTGATCTTGAGGGCCTCAGTCGCATTTGTCAAGAGGAGCAGAGATGGGAATTTTTTATAACATCGGCACCTCTAAACATGCCAGGAGGCGTCAGTACTCCTCCAAATtgtatagctatattttaa
- a CDS encoding hypothetical protein (EggNog:ENOG41), whose amino-acid sequence MAVPDRGADRVYMYQVRDAKHVEQIRTVTLLPGTGPRHIVFSQVSKEKTLMFLVSELDNTVNVFSLESDTVSHHGKQPDLNRTLRITHLQRASTLDDSSKRTKPNNVDLASELSVSHDKRFLYVSNRNTESVDKVDTIAVYSLDEYSKKPLQFLGLNSTYGKIPRHFSLSPDARNEFLAVANQVTNDLFILKRDFRTGFLDGIVGNYSFGKLDLTTRVGPMAVIWD is encoded by the coding sequence ATGGCTGTGCCTGACCGAGGCGCGGATCGTGTTTACATGTACCAGGTACGCGATGCGAAACATGTCGAACAGATTCGGACCGTTACTCTGTTACCGGGAACGGGCCCACGCCACATTGTCTTCTCTCAAGTCAGCAAAGAGAAGACACTCATGTTTTTGGTTTCCGAGCTGGATAATACTGTCAATGTCTTCTCGCTTGAAAGTGACACCGTCAGTCATCATGGCAAGCAACCTGACCTGAATAGAACCTTGCGTATAACTCACCTACAGAGAGCATCTACTCTTGATGATTCAAGCAAGCGTACAAAGCCCAACAACGTCGATTTGGCTTCCGAGCTTTCTGTTTCGCATGACAAGCGCTTCTTGTATGTATCTAACCGGAACACAGAGTCAGTTGATAAGGTGGACACTATCGCTGTATATTCCTTGGATGAATACTCCAAGAAGCCACTTCAATTCTTGGGTCTCAACAGCACCTATGGTAAAATACCTCGGCACTTTTCACTATCACCTGATGCTCGCAACGAATTCCTTGCGGTTGCAAACCAAGTTACGAACGACCTTTTTATCCTCAAGAGAGACTTCCGGACAGGTTTTCTTGATGGCATTGTCGGAAACTACAGTTTCGGAAAGCTTGATCTGACAACCAGAGTTGGCCCGATGGCAGTTATATGGGATTGA
- a CDS encoding hypothetical protein (EggNog:ENOG41), whose product MLPGQTSFRTGGFDWLNFDIGNSPQGFQLDTFYNSYIPEFWSSSTAQQIPESGGPNSGDTGNGVQHKMGIGESSRDSQDEGQPDMEQNTLAWPFDQAHKQSPRRYQLPPLRDILNGYCPTDRPRPVQTTLVKGFIQILSENPLPQLETLREPHSIQAFCSLQRLVDSYFSRFHDIQAIIHKPTWTMSACPPILLTAMASVGALLSDSQSDYELSVALSEICSTMINWMGASDATNYSDVSYLNALCLYQIYSLGSGKRQLYQNADRSRGLLIGGLRGIGLLNPRSSITLSQDHETIRGSEDDLVLANDWKNWIKMESGRRAAWAAFEYDCSLCTLTSRRGIVDLSELPSELPCPESMWNATSARAWFALMSRLGQDDSRPNLSKVLKQALAGRELPSSLGSWAKRLCAQVIGRLLWDLWQIEVVAMPEYLGLGSIVAAHQDTKRSLLKGLNNLVESLSLPSSTSDLTSYNIASLLCHYSHLCAANGVLDLILSIVRGLISTEPRVHEGIKVARKRLKLTFSRDPKTARRLCWHAAQIVAIANEYLVSAPCEIMRVFMGYIFIIAYSAYGDHSRPSPMEVTQSVRLDLHDQNLSHRRVVVKWIEVGGPASSGSVPDIGTDGCVPAISTDAQEILKKLQCWGLAHKFTKVFQVLETKGL is encoded by the exons ATGCTTCCAGGACAGACTAGCTTTCGGACTGGTGGGTTTGACTGGTTGAACTTTGACATTGGCAACAGTCCTCAGGGCTTCCAGCTTGATACCTTTTATAACAGCTACATTCCAGAGTTCTGGTCTTCCAGTACAGCCCAGCAAATCCCCGAGTCGGGAGGGCCTAATAGCGGTGATACTGGCAATGGAGTGCAACACAAGATGGGCATTGGCGAGTCGAGCCGGGATTCACAAGACGAAGGGCAACCCGACATGGAACAAAACACGCTTGCGTGGCCTTTTGATCAGGCTCATAAGCAATCTCCGCGCCGATATCAGCTCCCTCCACTCCGCGATATTCTCAACGGTTATTGTCCGACAGACAGACCAAGGCCTGTTCAGACAACACTTGTGAAGGGCTTCATACAAATTCTGTCTGAGAATCCCCTTCCTCAACTTGAAACCTTACGAGAACCTCATTCTATCCAGGCCTTTTGTAGTCTACAACGTCTTGTTGACTCTTATTTTTCTCGGTTCCACGATATCCAGGCGATTATCCACAAACCTACTTGGACCATGTCGGCTTGCCCGCCTATTCTTCTTACGGCCATGGCCTCTGTTGGGGCATTGCTCTCTGATAGCCAGTCGGATTACGAGCTTTCAGTAGCACTGAGTGAGATCTGCTCTACAATGATTAACTGGATG GGTGCCTCAGATGCTACCAACTACAGTGATGTCTCATACCTTAATGCGCTCTGTCTTTACCAGATCTATTCACTCGGGTCAGGTAAAAGACAGTTGTACCAGAATGCAGACAGGTCTCGTGGGCTGCTGATCGGTGGTTTACGAGGGATCGGTCTGTTGAACCCTCGTTCTTCGATCACTCTGAGTCAGGATCACGAGACTATTCGAGGTTCCGAGGACGATCTTGTTCTCGCCAATGATTGGAAGAACTGGATCAAGATGGAGTCAGGACGGAGGGCAGCCTGGGCAGCATTTGAGTATGACTGTAGCCTTTGTACTCTCACGAGTCGTCGAGGAATTGTTGACTTGAGCGAACTGCCATCAGAATTGCCATGCCCTGAGTCCATGTGGAACGCCACTTCAGCACGAGCTTGGTTTGCTCTGATGTCTCGTCTTGGCCAGGACGACTCAAGACCAAACCTGTCAAAGGTACTGAAGCAGGCACTAGCGGGGCGTGAACTGCCATCGTCTTTGGGATCCTGGGCTAAGAGGCTCTGTGCGCAGGTGATCGGGCGGTTACTCTGGGATCTCTGGCAAATTGAGGTCGTCGCAATGCCAGAGTATCTCGGTCTTGGATCAATTGTGGCTGCGCACCAAGACACGAAGAGGTCGCTTCTCAAGGGCTTGAATAACTTGGTTGAGTCTCTGTCTttgccatcatcgacgagCGATCTCACCAGCTACAA TATAGCCAGTCTTCTTTGCCACTATTCGCACTTGTGCGCGGCGAATGGCGTCCTCGATCTCATCCTATCCATCGTACGGGGACTCATCTCAACGGAACCACGAGTACATGAGGGAATCAAGGTAGCCCGCAAACGCCTCAAGTTGACATTTTCCAGAGATCCAAAGACAGCAAGGAGACTATGCTGGCACGCAGCCCAAATCGTCGCAATCGCTAATGAGTACTTGGTGTCTGCCCCTTGCGAGATTATGCGAGTCTTTATGGGttacatcttcatcatcgcgtACTCTGCCTATGGGGATCATTCTAGACCGTCGCCAATGGAGGTTACTCAAAGTGTCAGGCTGGATCTGCATGATCAGAATCTTTCTCACAGAAGAGTCGTTGTCAAATGGATTGAGGTTGGAGGACCTGCTAGCTCTGGATCTGTTCCGGATATTGGTACCGACGGTTGCGTCCCTGCCATCAGCACCGATGCACAAGAGATATTGAAGAAGCTGCAATGCTGGGGATTGGCTCACAAGTTTACCAAGGTATTTCAGGTACTGGAAACGAAAGGGCTGTAA